Part of the Spinacia oleracea cultivar Varoflay chromosome 5, BTI_SOV_V1, whole genome shotgun sequence genome, gacgatatattcaagatagactgtcaggaccagtcctgtgactaagaaatgtctatcaagtgaacttgaatgtcaaaggttgaaaatggtccctagtcggagttttctataaaattggacgcatagaaaacgttagacgattagaatgcaagatgaccagtagttctgtttcttgaactatgtggacatggcaatgtcataatcatttgcatagatacttactttgggaagactagtatcggacaagacctatgaaactttactgtaagagatgaaaatctgtcataagtaaatttcattaaaattattagacactaaatcctcaatacctgagtgatttgagattacttgtttgagaactggttgctttgacgttgaccaaccgtcgcaccgtaaaaggaggctataaaggcaacgctcaggtaatcacctatcaaacgaagtctaatctcaagatcgcaagattgggattatcctcccataaatcgggatgagatgcttaaaagttgtacaaggccactcggagagctagaaactgtgaaatgcatggccgtgctcggatgaatcataggctatgattatctgtttatttgatcagttgaactctgaaaccgaggaacacctctggacataataaggatgacaactcttaccttatgttcaagagcaagcaacgagcgacaaaggaattaggaaatgcacacttgtccctaaggacaagtgggagactgaaggaaataatgcccttggtccaagtatgcattctatgttaagtctaataaatgcggttcagtattaattaacaagttaataattcagtgagatcaagtgagctgaatgcctagctagaggccgcttcagttcaagtggaattaatgatattaatccacaacttactcttgactgaacccgtagggtcacacaaatagtacgtaaacggatcaagtatttaatggcattagatactccatctatggatattcggaatcgacggatcttggtttcagtgggagctgagatcgtcacaggcaagaaatgaatactccggaaacgatgatattgccggaaacggaaatatggatcgtatcggaaatataaatattatccaagtcgtagatgttgccggaaacggaaacatggtacgtatcggaaaatattatcggaaatggaaatattgccagaatcggaaatattgccggaaacggaaatattgtcagaatcggaaatattatcggaatcggaaaataattccggaaacggaaatattaaatatttgttcgaaacggaaattgattccggaatcggaaatattaaatattgttcgtatcggaaatgaattccggaaccgggaatttaatcggaagcgtatcgtacgaattagcatcggacgaggcctgccggacgaaggcccagcacgaagtcgggccatcgcccagcaagccaaacgcgcgcccagccaaggcagcgcccaggcccaccgcaaggcaggcccagcgcgcgccaaggccatggcctcgctgcgtgggctgctgctcgcacgcacacgcatgggcggccctcgtggctgccgtgtgtgtgtgagtttgtgttcatgcatgattcctaaaatattagaattagtatatgattaaattcctattcctaaaaggataaattaattaattagagttcttgtaggattctaagtttaattaattcgtatcctactaggattccaatcttaaggcggatccggacgtgctgtggactatctacggagggacgacacttggagtcctaaagacttgttcttgttcggttcgggcgcagctagggaaggcacgcaacaaagagtatgcatctaaattatgctatatgattatgtgtaaataatatgtattcctggctaaatggttgtttccgcatgatttatgaattgtcatatgtatcataacctaacataaaacACCTACACCACTAAAGGACAAAAGTGAAATCACATGGGGATAAACCAAGCTATACTAAGCTATGTTACACAATACAGTAATATTGTACACTAGCAATATAATCAGTATCAGTCTTCATATTTCATCATATAGCAGCTAAAGAAAGATAATATTGGTTCTCATGTGTATGAACTATCAAGGAATTTCTTGAAAAATACAAGGAACTCGGATAGGTCCAAATTCACATCAACTGCAACCCATGCAGAAAAGACTAGTAGGAAAGATAGCAGGTGTGCTGGGTTTGAGCAAGTTTCCGAGGAGCCTGATTTATTCGGATTGGATAAGTGGTTGGCTCTAAGTTAAGAAGAAAAACAAGTCAAAGAAAGCCAcacacaaatacaaatacaaatcgaTCATCAACTACATACTCTCTACGTAACATATTCTATATATATAGTTTCCTTCACTTCTTGAttgggatatatatatatatatatatatatatatatatatatatatatatatatatatatatatatatatatatatatatatatatatatatatatatatatatatatatatatatatatatatatatagaggaagGCTCATGTGAGAACACCCCCTCTATGTGAGAACACAATCTTATGTGAGAATAAATCTGGGCCTTTGGTTCCCTTCTAATCTAACAGCTCAAAATCAATAGCTTAATAATGGCAGTTTTGTAATTTCGCGAGTGATAACCCCAATCACTTTCCTCCTCTTTCACGTTATTACTCCTCTCTCAAATATTCCACAactcaattttctctctcttcattgtGCCTCCATTAGAGCATTAATCAAGTTGGGATTGCTCTTAGCTTCAATTTTGTTCTAATTGTTGCGATTTCACTCCTTATTCTCAAAGATATTCATCGAGTTTCCAGATTTTGTGTGTTTAAAGGTTTGATTTCAAATTTGtgtttaatttttcaattttttttcatgattatgtgattaattttatgattttgGACCGATTATGTTGAATTTGATTGTAATTTGGAATGattatttgtattttgattcAACTTCGTTCttaattttgtgttttttcGAATTCGAACATATTTAGCGAAATTGTATTGTGTGAAATTCAATCATGTATTTGCgaatttcattatttatttatgttgttcTTTGATCTGAGTCTACATATTGTTTGATCCTTGTTGTGTCTTTCATTCTTTTTAATTTCAGGTTTCTATCTGCTTGAGCTAAGGAATTAACAGTTCTTCATAGTCTACTATCATCAATCGCTGAATTGAATCTGGTGAGTTTTCTTATTAACATATTTTGTATAATTGCTCTTCATGTTCTGAACTTTTATTTACATGTTCTATTTTATTGTTGTACATGTTCTGACCTGTTTTTTTTCTCTCCAAAATGTAGTAGcaactctctcttctctctccctctctctaaTACTTAAAACTTCAATGATCATCACCAAAATTGTGAATTCCTTTACATTCTTTGTATTTTTGTTATATATTTACTGCATATCTTCACCAAATACCTAGAATTTTGTCTTATTTACGTTAAAATGAAAGgtacaaattcaaatttggGGCTACTTTTCAATTATGTAATgttaatttctttatttttagattcATGTTTTCGATCTGTTTATCGTTTGATAATTTCCAGAAATAGTTTGACtcaaatattgaatattggAATTTTATTGATTTATAGCAATCATGTATGTTCATACTTTTTTTGTGTTGGAGACTTGGAGTATTAGTTTTTCCAGTTGTAGTTTTCTTACTGATAAttaggaagaaaaaaaagaaaggcaATGGACCATTGGTGATAATTTGACTAGCATTATAAAATAATAGTACAAGGCTAAGGAGAAGCAATGTGAGGATTTAAGCCTTGAACCTGAATGTCACAGTCCCTCGTCCTAGTGTCCAGTATCTTTAATAATAGCCTAGTGTCTATTTTCCCTTCAATTATTAAGTCTTTTGAATACATGTGTGATCTGTAGAATTTACAAACAATAAAACTAGAGATTGGTTCTGAATCTTTTGATTATGTTGCAGCTTAAAACTTCTATGGAGAATATTAATTCTACCTTTGACAAAGAGAAGGCACAAGAACGGTTATAAAAGCTCTCTGGTGGTGTTGTTGTTTTTAAGGTCCTATGTTTGTTCCTGAAATATGATCCCTTACTGGACCAAGCTGAGTGGCATGGTGTGGACAAAGAAACTGAAGATTCTAAGACCCCTTTTATAGCAAGGGGTTTTGCTAGCATCTCGAGTCTCTCGATTTTGCCTGATCTTGATCCCAAAGATGGAGCAATCGTAAGAGGTGATACTCCTATGCCAGTCACATGCTTTGCTGCTCCTAGTGATCAATGATGTATGTGGTCTCCCTAATTATAATCTTATCGGCTTGTCTCCCTTAAATGATCGCCAACAGTTTATTTTAATGATTGCAGGGGTAAATGATGAATGTGGTTGATCCCATTTTATTTGGCAGGGTAAGCAGTTGCATGTGTTCTAATTATTGTTGCATATGTTGTAATTATGGTTGTATATGTTCTAATTGTTGTATTTGCTATAGACAATACTACATGCATTGTtttcttgaatattttgttaaaacctattagctcaaatggtagagcaatgtgtcattgcacatggatgtaggttcgaatcctacataggttgttTACAAGACACGACTTAGCTCCATTGTGTTTATATGGATAGGTCCTACAAGAGAGTTACCCTCCAAAATATATCGACACCAACTGGTGATAATTTGTGCTTTCCTATCAGACTCCGCCAATGAGGAATTATGTTGGTTATACATCTTGGACATCTCATTCGTGCTTCCCTGTTCCTTGGCTAGTTTCTCCACAAATTGTTGCCTTCAGTTCAAGTGTTAGATTTCATGTTCTAAAAATTAAGGCTAACGTTCTACAAATTTATACATATATTCTGAAATTTATACATATATTCTAAAGTAAGTTGAACAGATTCAAAAGTAAATAGGATTTAAAAGTAAAGAATCATCAAATAGGAGAATTGATATCATAAATGGAATGCAAAGagttgcctatgtaggattcgaacctacatcattgtgctatcgcacaaagctctaccaattgagctaataggcattgTCCCAAAACATCAAGCATTTACGACCATCACTTGCATTAACACCACACACGCAAAACTTCTAGCAGCAACCAAACATAGCAGAACCACTGCCCACCCCAGACTGACCCGCAACAACCTTCCCTGCAAAAGAAATAGCGTGCACAAGCAGCTATGCAACCACTTAATACAAAAACCAATCTCTACAACAACTATACTACCCCATAATGTTGCCCATGAAAACACATCATACCTAACATGACCCGGATTGTCATAAAAACAGGCCAAAAATCAGACCCAAATCACATTCAGGAACATGTTAGATACAAGAAGAGAACATTGGAACATACCTTTCTAGTTTCAGAACATCTTGTTATGAAATTTAGAACATAAAATATCCATAAATAATAGCTTCTCTACAGGAAGGAACACTATAAATTATGTTCTAAAAGGTGAAACTTAATGTTCTTAAAAGTGAGGCTTCATGTTCTAAAGAATTGAGATGATGAAATATCAAGCAATATTTGAAAGGATGTCACCTAAAAGTGTATTTTCGACAATTGGACTACAAATGGACTCCGGCGCTGATGTTTTATCGCTTTATAAACTAGTAATACGTAGTAAAAAATTATGTTCTAAAAGGTGAAACTTAATGTTCTAACAAGAGAaattatatgttctaacaattgaatttatatgttctaacaagtgaagctatatgttctatacattattcctatatgttctaagcatttaagctacatgttctaaGAATTTAAGCTATATGTTCTGCAAAGCAATGTACACACAAGTAAGAAAGGCAATagagtaaaaaaaattatccttCTACTCTACCCAATATATTCTACCAATATATATTTTGATGCACCTTCTCTATATTCTGCCGTGCTTTAAAATATGGCATGTTGAAAACTCTTCACATAGTTTATGAACAAACTAAATAATGAAACTAAGATCCGTATATATTTGTTATATAAAACATCGAGTCTCTTTTCATTCTTCCCAACCTCTACTCCTATCCCAACCCTACCCTCAAAACTTCCCCTGCTCTACCATATGGTACGTGTAGTCAAAAAAGATATGAAAGATTTTATTTGAATGATTCGCATATAAGTGGAGAGAGGAACAAGAGCTTACACATATCTCATAAGTGGACCACATTGAATTGATGGTTAGTAAAGTTAGAACATGAGCCACAACTAGTATTAACCATTGCCTAGATCCAAAAAATCGATAGACTCTATGAGCCACGTACTAAATATATTTGTTCTAAACCGTGAAAAATATAAGCTATATATTCTGTACATTATTCCTGTATGTTCTGTACAGataagctatatgttctaacaagataagctatatgttctaacaagatAAGTTATATGTTTTGTACATTATTCctatatgttctaatcagttaagctacatgttctaatcagttgagctacatgttctaatcagttaagctacatgttctaatcagttgagctatatgttctacatgttctaatcagttgagctatatgttctaatcattattcatatatgttctaatcagttaagctacatgttctaataagttaagctacatgttctaatcagttgagctatatgttctaatcagttaAGCTACATGTTCTAGTCAGTTGAGCTACATGTTCTAATCAGTTgagctatatgttctaacaaaaaATATAACCACTAATATAGACTGGTCAATAACAAATGCACTATAAGCATTAAACATGAGCCTACATCTTTGTACCCACATTAGTCTTCAGAAAATGTCACTAAAAACATAGATGCAGAAGCCTATAGAAGTAATCTCATCAAGTTCAAAACATGTGTACTTATAATTAGAACATATGCAATTATGATGTTCTACACAGCGAGATATGATGTTCTACACAGTGAGTTATGATGTTCTACATAgtgagctatgatgttctaaatTCTTAACCTTCATGTTCTGAAGTATTGAGAGTATAAAATATTACTCTAAATTGTTCATTATTGCGTTCATAAGTGATGGCGGACGATTGGCTACGTTGCTTTGGCGTGtttattctcattttctctGTTTAAAAATTCAGAACATATAACTATTACTTTTAGAACATCATAAAATATCAAAATAACGaaatattttgaaattctcaAATTAATTCAAAACCAGAAATTAAATTCTTATAAAAAAATACTAAAAGTTCATAAAATTCAGAACATCCACAATTGCAACAAACATTAAATATATGGAACATAAAAATTCACAAAATCGTTAGAAACATCCACAATTTCACAGACCAAATAATTACAAAATCAATTTCGAAATATTtcgaaaataataacaaaaatttcgaaaattaataaataagttTCACTAAAATTAAGCACCGAATACTTACTCTTGTGGATTCTCTGGATTGTTTGCTAGTTTGTCGTGCTTTTTTTttgctgaaaatcaaaatttaacaaaaattaaCTTCAATAATGTATGAAAACAAAGAAAGAAGTTTGAAATTAGGTTAACAGTTTGTGTATTTTTCTTATCTCCGtcgtttatattatttttttgtgcTCCAGTCATCCTCAATTGAACAAATTAGGTTAAAATTAGGGAAATTTGTTTAAGGAGAGAAGAAATATAGAACAATTGAGATTGAATTTACCTTAAATCAACAATACACCGGCGATGAAGGAGGTTGATCAGCGGTTCTTTGagcttcgatggtggttttgtcgagaggagagagaaaacggtgAGAGAGAACAGGGAGTCGCGAGAGGGAGAAAGTGAAGAGGGaggtttagagagagaaagtggttGGGGTTTATGAAAGAAACGTGGTTTTTATTTAGGAAAGATGAATGGTTGTTTCATCATTTAATCCTAACCATTAGATCGTATCTAATCCTACGGATTAGATTCATTCTCATATATAGTAGTATATTCACATAGGGACCTATTTTCACAtgatccctcccctatatatatatatatatatactcttcCATTTTGGATAACCAACATTAGAAATATTCATAGTTGTTATCTCTCTCTCTTCTGTTCTTTCTtccttttgggcataagtttatgtggctccatctcatcacccaaaagtACATTTGTGTGATGAGAGTTGTGTAAAtcttagggaacgaatcggtgaatacaattTTGCATATCGGTTGCACCGAATttcgttttcaaggcagtgcTTTTGTTACCACGGCGCAACGATTTGCTAAACACGATCTTATTCTAGTGCACtaattttcttctctctttccGTTTAAATCCGTTACTTAAAATTCTTCCCACTTTTTTCTTCATTTCTTCTTTTGTAAATGTTTATCCTCATTATACCCATCTTAATGCACTAATTAAGGATAACAATGATCCTAATTATGGATAAAAGTGACCTTACTATTCAAGGGGAAAAGTTATATTATCGAATGAGAAAAGTAATCTTACTCAAGGGTAATGACGACGAAGGATAAAAGGGTCCTTATTCAAGGGAAAACTGGACCGTACACAGGGATAAAACAGACGGTAAAATAATGTAATCAATGCAATAATAAAACGCATATAATTACTCGATCAGTTTGGGCCGCCATTTATAATTTACTGGATAGATATAGATAAACAGAAATTTGTGAGAGCttaatatttttgttatagaAATTCTATATTACTAATTGTAGTTAGAGAAATTACCCGTGCAACTATTGAGAAATTGATTGTACTATAACAAATTagtaaaataacattttaaaataATAGTAATGATGATCTGTATGTTTGTGATACCGTAATTGTTGGCTACAGAACTCAATCTTTGCACAATCTTTGCACAGATTGACGAGTATATTATATTACAAACTTTTTAGTTATTGAAAAAAATAAGCTCTAATAATTAATCTCttctaataaaattataattgttctAGTTTGACATAATATTAGAGCCTTATGCACATAGCCTAATAtatattcacccattcattatcatgaatggcccacatagctggttagtagaacatattatgcatcacataaatatttgcagcaattaatcaaggcttccaataatctaccaattattcaatccttattaattctaatcaagttgttttaaccttaaaggaatgtagacctaatcaagagtttatgactaaaaggctctcacttaaaccaataaatttacatgctttactaattcaCAATATTTAAATTCTTACATATAGCTTCCTATTATTCTGTTAGAGTGGTCATTTCACACATAAATTTAGGTTTATGCTACACGGTTTATGCATGTACTCATAATATTGTAATATTTATCCTTACACTATGTACTTTAATCAATAATACAATACATTTTAaagtacatgcataatttattttCGAAGATATAACTTATATGCATGTAATTTTTATATCTAAACAGAAATTTAGTacataaatttattaaagtacatgcttaattattttatttactttccCTCTATATCTAAATATTAATATTCTCACGGAGATCTccatatgttaaaaaaaatattatagatGTATGACGATCATGTATATTATAAGGAGTAATAAATTAATAGGATACATTATCCTAAATTAATCATACGACATACTAAATAAGAtagtattttaataaaataccaaaattacataatattaattttctttaattagGACAGGAAAAAAGAGcggaattatattttttttaacatgagcGCGACATGTGTCAGTTATGCATTTAGGAAATCTCTTTTAGAATAGATTGATATACAATCTAAATATAATTATAATCAAgttttttataattatatatCATATCTCCCATTGTCCTACCTGTATAAAGTAATGTGACCAAGGTAAATGCCTTGAAAAAGTATaaagtaaaaaatatttttcttataAAGTAATATGTTATTTGCGACCAAGGAACAAATTTATGAGTAACCTCTCAATATAAAAATTCTTACTGTATTATACTCCGTACATAGTAATAATATTTATGGATATAAAAATTGTATAGTACCCGTGAATGATAAAAGTTTGCTCATATTATTAACTATACAATTTGCTCAAGTTATTATGGTTATTATATAAATTTTCCCTGTCTAAAATATTGTTAGTATATTATATTAGTGTCCTGAATCTTAAAATATTTTTAGCATATCGGAGTATAAAATATTCCATGTCCATATAATTTTCCATTGCTTACCTTATGCATATTCAATATACTTATTTTTAGGTAACAATGGATTCACTAAAATAGGGTTGTCataaattgaacaaaatatataattattattatatttaattaaggaagaaaaaaaaaagagtggaAAAACTTTTAACCAGATAGCGACATGTGTCAGATATGGTTTTATGGgcttctcttttagtatagttatAGATTATatactcctcaagatcaatgTGTTCTTTATATATTTACGTTATTTGTAGTCTTACTTTGCTTCGATTACAACAATAACGAGGAACGTATGGTGATTGCAAAGATTGATCACGCACAAGTGTAATTGAACCCTTGGTGAAATCGTTGCACTTAGTTGAAAGGTAAGTAAACCACagacaaaaaaaaagttacgttTGTGGAAACAAAATCATCAACCATATATAATACATGAAAAGTGTCAACTTTCAGCTGAAAAACattgaaattgaaatagtaACGTTTTGCATGGTTCATAGTAACTAAATATTCCTCACATAATAATTAATTCCCAggaataaaataaacaaaagttGCTGATAGCTCCCTTCCAATTGGATCCAGACACGCTAGCTCAAACTAGCAAAGTACGTCCATCTCTAAAAGATCGAGCCACTGCACCTGAAAAACCAAGAACATACATAATCAAGAAACAAATTGCAGGCTCTGATGTAGCTGCATGTAATGAAGTAAATTAAAGAACAAGTACGTATAGTAGAATTAATGTTAAGTAAATTAATCTATTTTGACTTACTTTTGTCTCTTTCTCTTGTTCATAGAGTTGGACGAGGAGTATGAGAATGTTTGATGATGTTGGTAGCCCGGTAAAACTAGGGTTTCCACGTAAGGCCCTATATAATCATAATCAAGCGTCATAGTCTTGTTTTTGTTTAATAATGTGGTTTTTTCATTGGTTGGATCAAACAATATCAATTCTCCGTCACTCTTTGACAAGACAATTTTTCCGCTAGCCGCAACATTTAAGACCTTCCCATACGCCTCTTTACAATCAACTGAACAAAGTTTCTTCCAAGAATCAATCACACCATATTCTTCCATCACCCACACATTACATATGTGATCATTGTGGTATATTGCAAGCTTCTCCTCTCCTCTTATTACAAGTTTCGTTAGGTTCATACTTTTATCAACAATATACTCAGCAACATCAATCTCCCCGAAAACTTCCTTGCTTAGATTGTATGTCACCAACACatactgttgttgttgttgttgttgttgttgttgttgctgttgttgtttcCGTTCCAAAATCCAATGTAGAACTCCATTGACAAATATTCCTTTGTCCATAATCTTCGATACCGGGTGTGAAAGTGATCCACGGACCGTTTTCCAAGTAGCCGAATCTAATGCATAAACATCTGCCCAAATACGGGTGTTAGTGTTATTATGAATCCCGATTCTGACAACCTTGAAGTCGATACAGGAGAGATCAAAACCAAACCCTAATGCACTACATCCCCTAGTATTGGAGGCTAGAGGAGTAATAGGGATGCTTAATGATTTACCTAAAAAAGGGTTCCAAACAACTAAGGTTAAATCTTCAAGATTAAAGATATTCGCAAAGCAGGCCAATCCATGACAAGAACCCACAAAGTAGTGGGTTGCAGTAACAGGTACATTATTAATGGCCTTTTCATCTCTGATTAATGAAGATGTATCATCTTTACATAAGATAAAAGATTGTTCGCCATCATTACTGCAACGAGAGTAGATATGGTACTCGGTATTGCGACTTTGTGTGTTGGTTAAATCCATGAGATCTAGAGTTGTCGACAAAGAGAACATGGATTTACAAGTATACATGAACCGTTTAACAGACTTAGCAGGCAATCTTGTCAGGATGTTAACTTGAACATCCTTCGGTAATTCTCCGAGTTGTTTTACGTCTTTCGTCATCAGAAATTCAGAACAGATTAGATCTGCGCACAACTTACTTTGATGGATCCAGGATCAAGATTGAACAGCTTAGGGGTCAAGGTCAATCTAGGGTGTAAGCTTCATACATAAGGGAAATATTCACTACTTTCCTATATTTtaattgatatatatatatatataaaaatattcAGCTGTACTATACCTATACCTATACTATTTAGGGCTCGTCAAAACCCAAAAAATTAAAGAGGGAACTATTATTTCCTAATCAAACTGGCACTAGGTTTTTTTAAGGGAAACTAGGACACTAAGGTTGGGAgagttttttaattttcagttttccaATTAAAATAGCAATGTAATTAATATAAAATACATTTTTGACGCCGTTTCATATATGCTTTCCCTTGCATAGAGATAAGTAGATTTAGTCAAGTTCGTGCAATACACAGTTAtattatcaatattatatttgataaatatgatatttaGACGAAAAATTAACATATTGTAATGAAAATAGATAGAAAGGGAGAGAGGGGAAGAGAGAAACAAGCGGTTATCATCTTATTCAATCCACCATAATATGTACACATGCGTATATTATATAGAATAAGAATGtcaggggtataatgggcatccacaatacaatatatttataacactcccccttggatgtccattatctaaaataatacaatgaCCCTGTAATATACATGAGAtgatgcctcattaaaaaccttactaagaaaaccctgtgggataaaaacctagtgaaggaaaagagtacaacactcatcataatacgcttggaatgttgcctcgttaaaaaccttaccaggaatacccaatgggacaaaaccatggttaagggaaaaagagtgcaacgcgtattttCTCCCCCTGATGAATACATCACTTGAGATCTTCTAGTTCAATGAATCTAATACCGTTGATAACTTTCCAAATGTAGCAACATGAAGCTCCTTGGAAGTTGGTTCTCCACAATTTGAGTTGAA contains:
- the LOC110776504 gene encoding F-box/kelch-repeat protein At3g23880-like — encoded protein: MTKDVKQLGELPKDVQVNILTRLPAKSVKRFMYTCKSMFSLSTTLDLMDLTNTQSRNTEYHIYSRCSNDGEQSFILCKDDTSSLIRDEKAINNVPVTATHYFVGSCHGLACFANIFNLEDLTLVVWNPFLGKSLSIPITPLASNTRGCSALGFGFDLSCIDFKVVRIGIHNNTNTRIWADVYALDSATWKTVRGSLSHPVSKIMDKGIFVNGVLHWILERKQQQQQQQQQQQQQQYVLVTYNLSKEVFGEIDVAEYIVDKSMNLTKLVIRGEEKLAIYHNDHICNVWVMEEYGVIDSWKKLCSVDCKEAYGKVLNVAASGKIVLSKSDGELILFDPTNEKTTLLNKNKTMTLDYDYIGPYVETLVLPGYQHHQTFSYSSSNSMNKRKRQKCSGSIF